One genomic region from Nilaparvata lugens isolate BPH chromosome 3, ASM1435652v1, whole genome shotgun sequence encodes:
- the LOC120350653 gene encoding uncharacterized protein LOC120350653, translating to MDVVLSLVDDVDRLLSAFCGVRCDFSLLILFFASRRLSISGTGVGVWLMVIRWFFIRATVQEIGVPVLGAASTGCSSDALSSIYWAVNRSSNRIQLSSTCVEDKSSSIWGWKSVDVVPDADGGEQSGEASSGSNRLGLTGSFSAMACEKTRRRKNVL from the coding sequence ATGGATGTTGTCCTCAGCTTGGTGGATGATGTCGACCGGctcctctcggcgttctgcggggtgcggtGCGACTTCAGTTTACTCATATTGTTTTTCGCTTCCAGAAGGTTGTCCATATCTGGCACGGGAGTGGGTGTATGGCTGATGGTTATCCGCTGGTTTTTCATCAGAGCAACGGTGCAAGAAATAGGAGTTCCTGTCTTGGGGGCGGCATCAACTGGATGTTCTTCTGATGCTCTGTCCTCCATCTATTGGGCTGTCAACAGATCCTCCAACAGAATACAGCTCTCCTCCACTTGCGTTGAAGACAAGTCATCCAGTATATGGGGATGGAAATCAGTGGATGTGGTGCCAGATGCGGATGGCGGTGAGCAATCAGGTGAGGCGTCCTCGGGGTCCAATAGACTTGGATTAACTGGGTCGTTTTCTGCCATGGCTTGTGAAAAAACAAGGCGACGAAAAAATGTACTGTGa